The Bacillus thuringiensis genomic interval TTTATTTCTATATATACTATTATACCAAAATTAATTATCGTTGTCAAATATTAGATGATATTTTTTTATTTATTTCTACTTTTAATTGTAATGCCCTAATCAATGCACGCTTAGAATAATCATTTTCGCAAGCTGCATGCAATTTTTTCGACTGTCTGACTAGAAATTCAGCACGTCCAAGCCATACTTTGAAAAGTTCGTCATTATGCCATTCTGCTTTTACCATTTCATCTAATGCACGATATAACCAACCGTACACTTCAGCGTGTAAAATAATAGCTTTGTTCTTGTAGTCGTTCATTGAGTTCATTTTTTGCTCTCTCTATTAATTTAAAGTCATCACTGTATAAAACAGGTTTTGAATATTGTTCATTCATGTTAAACCTTGAATAATAGTCATAGAAGTATTCATTTACTTTTTCATGGTAATAAACAACGTATTTTTTATCACTCATTTTCTGTTACTTTTCCTTTCTCTTTAGCTAAGTCTAAGAAAGCCTGTGCCGATTCTTTCGTCGTTTCGATTGGAGTTTCAGCCTTTACTTTTTCCACTAGTTCGCTATCTGGTTCTTTTTTTGATTTATTGACGCAAGTGAATACTGAATCAACGTATGAAAAGTTTAAATCATCGTCAAACTGATATCCACGCGCTTTGACTGATAACTTAGAGAAGTCGTTATGCTTGCCACGTTTAGGGCTTAACATTAACATAAATTCTGCCCATGCTGTTAGAGTAGAACCACCCAAGGCGTCACTAGGCTTTACCATATATGCTTTATCGTCCATTGAGTTTGCATAAGCTGATTTGTTTGCATGAGCTACTAACAAGAAAGTAACGTCTTGGAAAAGTAACTTTAAGCGTGTAATTCTCCTAAGCATTGGTTCAAAGTCTTTACCGTAGATAATGTCTCCATTTCTTAGCATTGTCATTAAATTATCCAAGATCACGAATTTTATATCATTTTCTTTAATGTATTCATATAATAAGTTCATGTGGTGCGAATCATCAAGCATAAACTCTCCACCTGTCAAAAAATGTAAGTCTTCTGGTGCATTATCTTTATTTCTAAGCCTTTTGTTTAACTCTCTGTCAGTATCTTCATTGTCTATGTATAGTGTCTTGCTTCGCTTTGTATCATAACCAA includes:
- a CDS encoding AAA family ATPase, yielding MKLDYNSREIFFGNEALIVADMAKGSNGKPEFTNHKIVTGLVSVGAMEDQAETNSYPADDVPDHGVVSQGLPFFGYDTKRSKTLYIDNEDTDRELNKRLRNKDNAPEDLHFLTGGEFMLDDSHHMNLLYEYIKENDIKFVILDNLMTMLRNGDIIYGKDFEPMLRRITRLKLLFQDVTFLLVAHANKSAYANSMDDKAYMVKPSDALGGSTLTAWAEFMLMLSPKRGKHNDFSKLSVKARGYQFDDDLNFSYVDSVFTCVNKSKKEPDSELVEKVKAETPIETTKESAQAFLDLAKEKGKVTENE